The Novosphingobium terrae genome has a window encoding:
- a CDS encoding ribbon-helix-helix domain-containing protein encodes MTTPYHPPVKRSVEIAGHKTSISLEPLFWDWLRHEAHHLGLPLNALVARIDAERIAAPQPPGLAGAVRLWLARRAMERTGATMNESPAADFSPIQVTGGT; translated from the coding sequence ATGACCACGCCCTATCATCCGCCGGTGAAACGCTCGGTCGAGATCGCCGGGCACAAGACCTCGATCAGCCTCGAACCCCTGTTCTGGGACTGGCTGCGCCACGAGGCCCATCATCTGGGGCTGCCGCTCAACGCTCTGGTTGCCCGCATCGATGCCGAACGCATTGCCGCCCCGCAGCCCCCCGGCCTCGCCGGAGCCGTGCGCCTGTGGCTGGCACGCCGCGCCATGGAGCGGACCGGCGCGACAATGAACGAAAGTCCCGCCGCCGATTTCAGCCCGATTCAGGTCACCGGCGGCACCTAG
- a CDS encoding M23 family metallopeptidase, with protein sequence MVLKTMRNGALTAASIASLLATPALANSANADIAAPLRTAQPVTAQSDKGDTEFRQLFASWRQMDRSGQTTEFARPAVATSTTIPGFGSNNLVGLNHKVSIPSRMPVDNLRMTSSFGLRWHPVLGGRRAHTGVDLANPVGTPVHATADGVVGRADWFGGYGLCIDLEHGGSIETRYGHLSRLNVVAGQSVHKGDIIGFVGTTGRSTGPHLHYEVRVEGSAVNPIPFMQGGVADMTTLASAEKIADHGAHDEADDE encoded by the coding sequence ATGGTTCTCAAGACGATGCGTAATGGCGCGCTTACCGCCGCCTCCATCGCATCTCTGCTGGCGACGCCCGCCTTGGCCAACAGCGCCAATGCCGACATCGCCGCTCCCCTCCGCACCGCGCAGCCCGTCACGGCCCAGTCCGACAAGGGTGACACTGAATTCCGCCAGCTCTTCGCCAGCTGGCGCCAGATGGACCGCAGCGGCCAGACCACCGAGTTCGCCCGCCCCGCCGTCGCCACTTCCACCACGATCCCCGGTTTCGGCAGCAACAATCTGGTTGGCTTGAACCACAAGGTTTCGATCCCCTCGCGCATGCCCGTCGACAATCTGCGCATGACCAGCAGCTTCGGTCTGCGCTGGCACCCCGTTCTGGGCGGCCGCCGCGCGCATACCGGCGTCGATCTGGCGAACCCCGTCGGCACCCCTGTTCACGCCACGGCTGACGGTGTCGTGGGCCGCGCCGACTGGTTCGGCGGCTATGGCCTGTGCATCGATCTGGAACATGGTGGCTCGATCGAAACGCGCTATGGCCACCTTTCGCGCCTTAACGTTGTGGCCGGTCAGTCGGTCCATAAGGGCGATATCATCGGTTTCGTGGGCACCACCGGTCGCTCGACCGGCCCCCACCTGCATTATGAAGTGCGCGTCGAGGGTTCTGCCGTGAACCCGATCCCCTTCATGCAGGGCGGTGTGGCCGATATGACCACGCTGGCCTCCGCCGAGAAGATCGCGGACCATGGCGCCCACGACGAAGCTGACGACGAATAA
- the galU gene encoding UTP--glucose-1-phosphate uridylyltransferase GalU: MTNQSSIKPVRKAVFPVAGLGTRFLPATKAIPKEMLPIIDRPLIQYAVDEAREAGIEQLIFVTGRGKTAIVEHFDTAFELEATMTNRGKSLTALEPSRIQPGNLVTVRQQVPLGLGHAIWCARAIIGNDPFAIFLPDELMIGKPGCMKQMVDAYNKVGGNFVSVLEVPRDEVSSYGVIAPGAKPEGFDGTLTEVKGLVEKPKKEEAPSNLIVSGRYILQPEVIDILTTQEQGAGGEIQLTDAMAKLIGNQAFHAVTFGGKRYDCGSKTGFVEATLALALERPDMADEVRAVAKRLLGL; this comes from the coding sequence ATGACCAACCAATCATCGATCAAGCCCGTTCGCAAAGCTGTTTTTCCCGTTGCGGGATTGGGCACACGCTTTCTCCCCGCCACCAAGGCGATCCCGAAGGAGATGCTGCCGATCATCGATCGCCCGCTGATCCAATATGCCGTCGATGAGGCGCGTGAGGCCGGCATCGAACAGCTGATCTTCGTGACCGGGCGCGGCAAGACCGCCATCGTCGAGCATTTCGACACCGCCTTCGAACTCGAAGCGACCATGACCAACCGCGGCAAGTCGCTCACCGCGCTGGAGCCTTCGCGCATTCAGCCGGGCAACCTTGTCACCGTGCGCCAGCAGGTGCCGCTGGGTCTGGGCCACGCCATCTGGTGCGCCCGTGCCATCATCGGCAACGATCCCTTCGCCATCTTCCTCCCCGACGAGCTGATGATCGGCAAGCCGGGCTGCATGAAGCAGATGGTCGATGCCTATAACAAGGTCGGCGGCAATTTCGTCAGCGTGCTGGAAGTGCCGCGCGACGAGGTCTCCTCCTATGGCGTCATCGCGCCGGGCGCCAAGCCCGAGGGCTTCGACGGCACGCTGACCGAGGTGAAGGGTCTGGTCGAGAAGCCCAAGAAAGAAGAGGCTCCCTCGAACCTCATCGTTTCGGGCCGCTACATTCTGCAGCCCGAGGTGATCGACATCCTCACCACACAGGAACAGGGCGCGGGCGGCGAAATTCAGCTGACCGATGCCATGGCCAAGCTGATCGGCAACCAGGCCTTCCACGCCGTGACCTTCGGCGGGAAGCGCTATGACTGCGGCTCCAAGACCGGCTTTGTCGAGGCGACGCTGGCTCTGGCCCTTGAGCGCCCGGATATGGCCGATGAGGTCCGCGCCGTGGCGAAGCGGTTGCTGGGGCTGTAA
- the leuS gene encoding leucine--tRNA ligase, with the protein MSERFEANSADTRWQRVWDEAQSFKADDSSTKPRSYVLEMFPYPSGRIHIGHVRNYTMGDVLARYKRMQGFEVLHPMGWDAFGMPAENAAMEKGVHPGGWTRDNIANMKAQLKRLGFALDWSRELATCEPDYYGQEQALFLDLYAAGLVYRKESTVNWDPIDQTVLANEQVIDGRGWRSGAQVEKRKLSQWFLKITDFADELLEGLGSLEHWPEKVKLMQENWIGKSQGLQFSFHLSNGAGLDVYTTRPDTIFGASFVAVAADHPVAQGVAEHNADAAAFIELCKQGGTTAAELETAEKLGFDTGITARHPFTGAQLPVFIANFVLMEYGTGAVMAVPGHDQRDFEFATKYSLPILRVVAASAEEADKPFGKEAEAGDGILVNSDFLNGMSVAEAKKAIIARLEADGSGEGKTVWRLRDWGVSRQRYWGTPIPFIHCEICGVVPVPKKQLPVVLPEDVDFATPGNPLARHATWKHVDCPQCGKPARRETDTLDTFVDSSWYFLRFASQPGDAPFDPAEIARWLPVGQYIGGIEHAILHLLYARFWTRALSRIGKIDVKEPFASLFTQGMVTHETYSRVDPANGQPVWFSPGEVERGGDGATLKADGGAVEIGRVIKMSKSKKNVVDPDEIVATYGADAIRWFMLSDSPPERDLPWSEAGIEGCARFVQRLWRLFGQYDASASGEDKAVERKIHQTVHAAAQDIESLGFNKAVARIYELTGVVEKAAPSASRNNGIKAVLLLIAPMMPHLAEEAWASIGEGLIADAAWPEVDPALLVDDEVTVAIQVKGKLRDTVTVAKGTSKEELERLARASEKVQRALEGAEIKKVIVVPDRLVNLVA; encoded by the coding sequence ATGAGCGAGCGTTTCGAAGCCAACTCCGCTGACACCCGCTGGCAGCGCGTGTGGGACGAGGCCCAGTCCTTCAAGGCCGACGACAGCTCGACCAAGCCGCGCAGCTATGTGCTTGAGATGTTTCCCTATCCTTCGGGGCGCATCCACATCGGCCATGTGCGCAACTACACGATGGGCGACGTGCTGGCCCGCTACAAGCGGATGCAGGGCTTCGAGGTGCTGCACCCCATGGGCTGGGACGCTTTCGGCATGCCCGCCGAGAATGCCGCCATGGAAAAGGGCGTCCACCCCGGCGGCTGGACGCGCGACAACATCGCCAACATGAAGGCGCAGTTGAAGCGTCTGGGCTTCGCGCTCGACTGGAGCCGCGAACTGGCCACCTGCGAGCCCGACTATTACGGGCAGGAGCAGGCGCTGTTCCTCGATCTCTATGCCGCAGGGCTGGTCTACCGCAAGGAATCGACGGTCAACTGGGACCCGATCGACCAGACCGTGCTGGCCAACGAACAGGTCATCGACGGGCGCGGCTGGCGCAGCGGCGCTCAGGTCGAGAAGCGCAAGCTCTCGCAGTGGTTCCTGAAGATCACCGATTTCGCGGATGAACTGCTCGAAGGTCTGGGCTCGCTGGAGCATTGGCCCGAGAAGGTGAAGCTGATGCAGGAGAACTGGATCGGCAAGAGCCAGGGCCTGCAGTTCAGCTTCCATCTGTCGAATGGCGCCGGGCTGGACGTTTACACCACCCGCCCCGACACGATCTTCGGCGCCAGCTTTGTGGCCGTGGCCGCCGATCATCCGGTGGCGCAGGGCGTGGCCGAGCATAACGCGGACGCCGCCGCCTTCATCGAACTGTGCAAGCAGGGCGGCACCACCGCCGCCGAGCTGGAAACCGCCGAGAAGCTGGGCTTCGACACCGGCATCACCGCGCGTCACCCCTTCACGGGTGCGCAGCTGCCGGTCTTCATCGCGAACTTCGTGCTGATGGAATATGGCACCGGCGCCGTGATGGCCGTGCCGGGCCATGACCAGCGCGATTTCGAATTCGCCACCAAATACAGCCTGCCGATCCTGCGCGTCGTCGCCGCCAGCGCCGAGGAGGCCGACAAGCCCTTCGGCAAGGAAGCCGAAGCCGGTGACGGCATTCTGGTGAACTCGGACTTCCTCAACGGCATGTCCGTGGCCGAAGCCAAGAAGGCGATCATCGCGCGTCTGGAAGCTGACGGTTCGGGCGAGGGCAAGACCGTGTGGCGCCTGCGCGACTGGGGCGTTTCGCGCCAGCGCTATTGGGGCACGCCGATCCCCTTCATCCATTGCGAAATCTGCGGCGTGGTCCCCGTGCCCAAGAAGCAGTTGCCGGTGGTGCTGCCCGAGGATGTGGATTTCGCCACGCCCGGCAATCCGCTGGCGCGCCATGCCACCTGGAAGCATGTCGACTGCCCGCAATGCGGCAAGCCCGCGCGGCGCGAGACCGACACGCTGGACACCTTCGTGGACTCCAGCTGGTACTTCCTGCGCTTCGCCAGCCAGCCCGGCGATGCGCCCTTCGATCCCGCCGAAATCGCCCGCTGGCTGCCCGTCGGCCAGTATATCGGGGGTATCGAGCATGCGATCCTGCATCTGCTCTACGCCCGTTTCTGGACGCGCGCTCTTTCGCGCATCGGCAAGATCGATGTGAAGGAGCCCTTCGCCAGCCTGTTCACGCAGGGCATGGTGACGCATGAAACCTATTCCCGCGTCGATCCCGCCAATGGCCAGCCCGTATGGTTCAGCCCCGGCGAGGTGGAGCGCGGCGGCGATGGCGCCACGCTGAAGGCGGACGGCGGCGCGGTGGAGATTGGCCGCGTCATCAAGATGTCGAAGTCGAAGAAGAACGTTGTCGACCCCGATGAGATCGTCGCCACCTATGGCGCCGATGCGATCCGCTGGTTCATGCTCTCCGACAGCCCGCCCGAGCGCGATCTGCCGTGGAGCGAGGCGGGCATTGAGGGTTGCGCGCGCTTCGTGCAGCGTCTGTGGCGCCTGTTCGGCCAGTATGACGCCTCTGCCAGCGGCGAGGACAAGGCGGTGGAGCGCAAGATCCACCAGACCGTCCATGCCGCCGCGCAGGACATTGAATCGCTGGGCTTCAACAAGGCCGTGGCGCGCATCTACGAGCTGACTGGCGTGGTGGAAAAGGCCGCGCCTTCGGCCAGCCGCAACAATGGCATCAAGGCCGTGCTGCTGCTGATCGCCCCGATGATGCCGCATCTGGCCGAAGAGGCCTGGGCTTCCATCGGTGAGGGCCTGATTGCTGACGCGGCTTGGCCCGAAGTCGATCCGGCGCTGCTGGTGGATGATGAGGTCACGGTGGCCATTCAGGTCAAGGGCAAGCTGCGCGATACGGTCACCGTCGCCAAGGGCACCTCCAAGGAGGAACTCGAAAGGCTGGCGCGCGCTTCTGAAAAGGTGCAGCGTGCGCTGGAAGGCGCCGAGATCAAAAAGGTGATCGTGGTGCCCGACCGTCTCGTCAATCTGGTGGCCTGA
- a CDS encoding DUF3576 domain-containing protein: MTTGLVEVKKAGRASRVGLRVAAVALGVLALAACSHGPLHIKHHRVRPGRLALPPTNVTTIGVNSFLWRASLDVLSFMPLVQTDSNGGVIVTDWYSNPSNPGERMKVTVTILDKDLRSDALRVAASRQVNQGGTWVDAPVKAATVQQLEDVILTKARDLRRGTIQQ; encoded by the coding sequence ATGACGACGGGATTGGTGGAAGTGAAGAAAGCTGGTCGCGCGTCGCGTGTGGGCTTGCGCGTTGCGGCTGTGGCGCTGGGCGTTCTGGCGCTGGCGGCATGCAGCCATGGCCCGCTGCATATCAAGCATCATCGCGTTCGCCCGGGCCGTCTGGCCCTGCCGCCCACGAATGTGACGACGATCGGCGTCAACAGCTTCCTGTGGCGCGCCAGCCTCGACGTGCTCAGCTTCATGCCGCTGGTGCAGACCGACAGCAATGGCGGCGTGATCGTGACCGACTGGTATTCGAACCCCAGCAACCCCGGTGAGCGTATGAAGGTCACCGTGACCATCCTCGACAAGGATCTGCGTTCGGACGCGCTGCGCGTGGCCGCCAGCCGTCAGGTCAACCAGGGCGGCACCTGGGTGGATGCGCCGGTGAAGGCTGCCACCGTGCAGCAGCTGGAAGATGTGATCCTGACCAAGGCGCGCGATCTGCGTCGCGGCACGATTCAACAATAA
- a CDS encoding ferritin-like domain-containing protein: MTQPTLGDAIHAALSTADPRAKLMATRKVARDWRLGRLSFAFPNAMPERPARPENPELLPPSRMPKRRKGGSERGRIALWHAIAHIEFVAIDLALDMAGRFGAQMGEAFTSDFLSVAADEALHFAIIQRHLASMGATYGDLPAHDGLWEAADATRHDVAARLAVVPMVLEARGLDVTPATLERVEQSGDITGARILTRILADEIRHVRCGVIHLKAWCDAQGLDIESCWQMLVGRYFRGSVKRPFNDSARHAAGLPREMYMALAV, encoded by the coding sequence ATGACTCAACCCACCCTAGGCGACGCCATCCACGCCGCACTGTCCACCGCCGACCCGCGCGCCAAACTGATGGCAACGCGCAAGGTGGCGCGCGACTGGCGCCTGGGGCGACTATCGTTTGCGTTTCCGAACGCCATGCCGGAACGCCCGGCTAGGCCTGAAAACCCCGAACTGCTGCCCCCCAGCCGCATGCCCAAACGCCGCAAGGGCGGATCGGAAAGAGGGCGGATCGCGCTGTGGCACGCGATTGCACATATCGAATTCGTGGCGATCGATCTGGCGCTGGACATGGCGGGGCGTTTCGGCGCGCAGATGGGCGAGGCCTTCACCTCAGACTTTCTGAGCGTGGCCGCTGACGAGGCGCTGCACTTCGCGATCATCCAGCGCCATCTGGCCAGCATGGGCGCGACCTATGGCGACCTGCCCGCGCATGACGGCCTGTGGGAGGCGGCGGATGCTACGCGGCACGATGTTGCGGCGCGGCTGGCGGTGGTGCCGATGGTGCTTGAGGCGCGGGGTCTGGATGTGACTCCGGCGACGCTGGAGCGGGTCGAACAGAGTGGCGACATCACCGGCGCGCGCATCCTCACACGTATTCTTGCGGATGAAATTCGACATGTGCGCTGTGGGGTGATTCACCTCAAGGCATGGTGCGACGCACAAGGTCTGGACATCGAATCATGCTGGCAGATGCTGGTCGGGCGCTATTTTCGGGGTTCCGTTAAGCGACCGTTCAACGACTCAGCGCGCCATGCTGCCGGTTTACCGCGCGAAATGTATATGGCGCTTGCGGTTTAG
- the murA gene encoding UDP-N-acetylglucosamine 1-carboxyvinyltransferase, whose amino-acid sequence MDKIIIHGQKRLSGAVPVSGAKNSALTLLPCALLTDEPLTLRNLPRLADIDSFQHLLNQFGVSTTIAGSRPEDFGRVMTLAATRLTATTAPYELVRKMRASILVLGPLLARAGEATVSLPGGCAIGNRPIDLHLKALEAFGATIELTAGYVRAIAPDGGLPGGRYTFPVVSVGATENALMAAVLATGTCILHNAAREPEIVDLCNLLVAMGAQIEGIGSSDLIIHGVSRLHGATYMVMPDRIEAGSYACAAAITGGEVELKGARIEEMESTLQALRDAGVHVEGVAGGIKVAADGPLRPVTLSTAPYPGFATDMQAQLMAMLCRAEGTSVLTETIFENRYMHVPELARMGANISTQGRTAIVQGVPKLTGAQVMATDLRASMSLIIAGLAAEGETQVSRIYHLDRGYERLEEKLALLGADIERVGSD is encoded by the coding sequence ATGGACAAGATCATCATTCACGGGCAAAAACGCCTGTCGGGCGCGGTGCCCGTTTCGGGCGCCAAGAATTCGGCTTTGACCCTGCTGCCCTGCGCGCTGCTGACGGACGAACCGTTGACGCTGCGCAATCTGCCGCGTCTGGCGGACATCGATTCGTTCCAGCATCTGCTGAACCAGTTCGGTGTCTCGACCACCATCGCGGGCAGCCGGCCCGAGGATTTCGGGCGGGTGATGACTCTGGCCGCCACGCGGCTGACGGCCACCACCGCGCCTTACGAACTGGTGCGCAAGATGCGCGCCTCGATTCTGGTGCTGGGCCCTCTGCTGGCCCGCGCTGGTGAAGCCACTGTTTCGCTGCCCGGCGGCTGCGCCATCGGCAACCGCCCAATCGACCTGCACCTCAAAGCGCTGGAAGCCTTTGGCGCGACGATCGAATTGACCGCCGGTTATGTCCGCGCGATCGCTCCTGATGGCGGCCTGCCCGGCGGGCGTTACACCTTCCCTGTCGTTTCCGTGGGCGCCACCGAGAACGCCCTGATGGCTGCCGTGCTGGCCACCGGCACCTGCATTCTGCACAATGCTGCGCGTGAACCGGAGATCGTCGACCTCTGCAACCTGCTGGTGGCCATGGGCGCGCAGATCGAGGGCATCGGCAGTTCGGACCTCATCATTCATGGTGTCAGCCGCCTGCATGGCGCAACCTATATGGTGATGCCAGACCGCATCGAAGCCGGTTCCTATGCCTGCGCCGCCGCGATCACCGGCGGTGAGGTGGAGCTCAAGGGCGCCCGCATCGAGGAAATGGAAAGCACCCTGCAGGCGCTGCGCGACGCCGGTGTGCATGTCGAAGGCGTCGCCGGTGGTATCAAGGTGGCCGCCGATGGTCCGCTGCGCCCCGTCACGCTGTCTACCGCGCCCTATCCCGGTTTCGCTACGGACATGCAGGCTCAGCTGATGGCCATGCTGTGCCGCGCCGAAGGCACCAGCGTGCTGACCGAGACGATCTTCGAAAACCGCTACATGCATGTGCCTGAACTGGCCCGCATGGGCGCCAACATCTCGACGCAGGGCCGCACCGCCATCGTGCAGGGCGTGCCCAAGCTGACCGGCGCTCAGGTGATGGCCACCGATCTGCGTGCCTCCATGAGCCTGATCATCGCCGGTCTGGCCGCTGAGGGTGAGACTCAGGTGTCGCGCATCTATCATCTCGATCGCGGCTATGAGCGCCTTGAGGAAAAGCTGGCTCTGCTCGGTGCGGATATCGAGCGGGTTGGAAGTGACTAA
- the phbB gene encoding acetoacetyl-CoA reductase: MTRIAIVTGGTRGIGKAISLALKDLGYTVAANYAGNDDKAKAFTEATGIATYKWDVGDHDATLAGVKQVEADLGPIDVVVNNAGITRDAVLHKMSFDDWNEVMRINLGGCFNMAKATFPGMRERKWGRIVNIGSINGQSGQYGQVNYAAAKSGIHGFTKALAQEGAKFGVTVNAIAPGYIDTDMVAAVPEAVLEKIVAKIPVGRLGQAKEIARAVAFLCAEDAGFVTGSTLSLNGGQHMY; the protein is encoded by the coding sequence ATGACTCGAATCGCCATCGTCACCGGCGGCACCCGCGGCATCGGCAAGGCGATCAGCCTTGCGCTCAAGGATCTGGGTTACACAGTCGCGGCCAATTACGCAGGCAACGATGACAAGGCCAAGGCCTTCACCGAGGCCACCGGCATCGCCACCTACAAATGGGACGTGGGTGATCACGACGCCACGCTGGCCGGCGTGAAGCAGGTTGAGGCCGATCTGGGCCCCATCGATGTGGTGGTCAACAACGCCGGCATCACCCGCGACGCCGTGCTCCACAAGATGAGCTTCGACGACTGGAACGAGGTGATGCGCATCAACCTCGGCGGTTGCTTCAACATGGCCAAGGCCACCTTCCCCGGCATGCGGGAGCGCAAATGGGGCCGCATCGTCAACATCGGCTCGATCAACGGCCAGTCCGGCCAGTACGGGCAGGTCAACTATGCCGCTGCCAAATCGGGCATCCACGGCTTCACCAAGGCGCTGGCTCAGGAAGGCGCCAAGTTCGGCGTCACCGTCAACGCCATCGCACCCGGCTATATCGACACCGATATGGTGGCCGCCGTGCCTGAGGCCGTGCTGGAAAAGATCGTCGCCAAGATCCCCGTGGGCCGTCTGGGTCAGGCCAAGGAAATCGCACGCGCCGTGGCCTTCCTCTGCGCCGAGGATGCTGGTTTCGTGACCGGTTCCACGCTGTCGCTCAATGGCGGGCAGCATATGTATTAA